In Nitrospira sp., the following proteins share a genomic window:
- a CDS encoding NAD(P)-dependent alcohol dehydrogenase translates to MRPTNAYAATTAKTPLAPFSIQRREPGPNDVVIDIRYCGICHSDLHQARDEWGGAIFPMVPGHEIMGTVVQAGAQVQRFKAGDRAGVGCLVDSCRVCPSCKKGQEQYCETHVAWTYNGLEMDLKTPTYGGYSTQIVVDQRFVLRVPKTLPLDAAAPLLCAGITTYSPLRHWKVGKKDKLAVVGLGGLGHMAVKIGAALGAEVTVLSHSNKKRKDAARFGADDFVVVSDPSVLAKLTRRFDFILDTVSAPHDLNAYLECLKTDGTMILVGAPEAPTPLGAFPLIMRRRRLVGSLIGGIEETQDMLDFCAKHKIPADIETIPIQQVNEAYERMLRGDVRYRFVIDLASLK, encoded by the coding sequence ATGCGCCCCACAAACGCCTATGCCGCCACAACCGCCAAGACGCCGCTCGCCCCCTTCTCCATTCAACGGCGCGAACCGGGCCCGAACGACGTGGTAATCGACATCCGCTATTGCGGCATCTGCCATTCCGACCTGCATCAGGCACGAGATGAATGGGGCGGCGCGATCTTTCCGATGGTACCCGGGCACGAAATCATGGGCACCGTGGTCCAGGCGGGTGCGCAGGTGCAGCGGTTCAAGGCCGGAGACCGCGCCGGCGTGGGCTGCCTCGTGGATTCCTGCCGTGTCTGCCCTTCCTGCAAGAAGGGCCAAGAACAATATTGCGAAACGCACGTGGCCTGGACCTACAACGGTCTTGAGATGGATCTAAAAACGCCGACCTACGGCGGCTATTCCACACAGATTGTCGTGGACCAGCGCTTCGTACTGCGCGTGCCCAAGACACTCCCGCTCGATGCGGCCGCCCCCCTGCTCTGCGCCGGCATTACCACCTACTCTCCCCTGCGCCACTGGAAGGTGGGAAAGAAGGACAAACTCGCCGTGGTTGGACTTGGCGGTCTGGGTCATATGGCCGTGAAAATCGGCGCGGCGCTGGGCGCGGAGGTGACGGTCCTGAGTCATTCGAACAAGAAACGGAAGGACGCCGCCCGGTTCGGTGCGGATGACTTCGTCGTCGTTTCCGATCCGTCGGTACTCGCCAAACTCACCCGCCGGTTCGATTTCATCCTCGACACAGTTTCGGCGCCCCACGATCTAAACGCCTACCTCGAATGCTTGAAGACCGATGGCACGATGATTCTCGTCGGCGCGCCCGAGGCGCCGACACCACTCGGCGCCTTTCCGCTCATCATGCGGCGGAGACGGCTTGTTGGCTCGCTCATCGGCGGCATCGAGGAAACGCAGGACATGCTCGACTTCTGTGCCAAACACAAGATTCCCGCCGATATCGAGACAATCCCGATTCAGCAGGTCAACGAGGCCTACGAGCGCATGCTGCGCGGGGACGTGCGTTACCGGTTTGTGATTGATCTGGCATCGCTGAAGTGA
- a CDS encoding tetratricopeptide repeat protein — translation MDIEAFRLMVSRNPKGFLGRYGLGNKILQEGGDMNEAVEHLSVAVELDPVHVASHLALGRALVKLGRQEEARAVLQAGISAAVSGRSNGGVDLVPEMRALLQALG, via the coding sequence ATGGATATTGAAGCATTTCGTCTCATGGTATCCAGAAATCCAAAGGGGTTTCTTGGGCGGTATGGCCTTGGGAACAAGATCCTCCAGGAGGGCGGGGATATGAACGAGGCCGTCGAGCATCTAAGCGTGGCTGTCGAGCTCGATCCCGTCCACGTGGCTTCGCATCTGGCGCTCGGACGTGCGTTAGTCAAATTGGGTCGGCAGGAGGAGGCGAGAGCCGTGCTTCAGGCCGGCATCAGCGCAGCCGTATCGGGCCGTTCGAATGGCGGAGTTGATCTGGTTCCCGAAATGCGCGCGTTGCTGCAGGCCCTGGGGTGA
- a CDS encoding histidine triad nucleotide-binding protein — MNDCLFCKIVGKKVPAKIVYEDDQCVAFDDISPQAPIHFLVIPKRHAASVAELGAADAGLLGHLMLTGGTVARQKNIADDGYRFVINTGKFGGQTVFHLHLHVLGGRPMHWPPG, encoded by the coding sequence GTGAACGACTGCCTCTTCTGCAAGATCGTCGGGAAGAAGGTGCCCGCCAAGATCGTTTATGAGGACGATCAGTGTGTGGCCTTCGACGACATCAGCCCGCAGGCGCCGATCCACTTTCTCGTCATTCCCAAACGGCACGCGGCGTCCGTGGCCGAGCTGGGGGCGGCCGATGCCGGTCTGCTCGGGCATCTGATGCTGACCGGCGGTACGGTGGCAAGGCAGAAGAACATCGCTGACGACGGCTACCGGTTTGTGATCAACACAGGGAAATTCGGCGGCCAAACGGTCTTCCATCTGCATCTGCATGTGCTGGGCGGACGCCCCATGCACTGGCCGCCAGGATAG
- a CDS encoding bifunctional phosphoribosyl-AMP cyclohydrolase/phosphoribosyl-ATP diphosphatase HisIE, with protein sequence MDLNHLKWDKQGLIPAVIQDWRSGTILMLGYMNPESLQLSLEKKTIHFWSRERKRIWEKGETSGNRLLLKDIFVDCDGDTLLVKAEPMGPTCHTNAWTCFFLRMRGDGSGQLEKTTDGFGAGILDTLYRTIQDRKAHPSAESYTSTLLTGGVDKVLKKVVEEAGEVALAAKGGKKNEIVYEVADLLFHTLVALGYHDVNPDEIYRELANRYGVSGLKAKVNSALEKGATK encoded by the coding sequence ATGGATCTCAACCACCTGAAATGGGACAAGCAGGGTCTGATTCCAGCCGTCATCCAAGACTGGCGGAGCGGAACCATTCTCATGCTGGGCTACATGAATCCGGAGTCCCTCCAATTGTCACTGGAAAAGAAGACTATTCACTTCTGGAGCCGTGAGCGTAAGCGGATCTGGGAGAAGGGCGAAACTTCCGGCAACAGGCTCCTTCTGAAAGACATTTTCGTTGACTGCGACGGTGACACGCTTCTGGTCAAGGCGGAGCCGATGGGCCCGACCTGTCACACCAACGCGTGGACCTGTTTCTTCCTGCGCATGCGCGGAGACGGGTCGGGGCAGCTGGAAAAAACCACGGACGGGTTCGGCGCCGGCATCCTCGACACGCTCTACCGGACTATTCAGGATCGCAAGGCGCATCCATCAGCGGAGTCCTATACGTCGACACTGCTCACAGGCGGTGTGGATAAGGTACTCAAAAAAGTCGTCGAGGAAGCGGGTGAAGTCGCGCTGGCAGCGAAGGGTGGCAAAAAGAATGAGATCGTCTATGAAGTGGCCGACCTCCTGTTTCATACGCTCGTCGCGCTGGGCTATCACGATGTTAATCCGGATGAGATCTACCGTGAGCTGGCAAATCGTTATGGCGTCTCCGGTCTCAAAGCAAAGGTGAACTCGGCACTGGAAAAAGGTGCAACGAAGTGA
- the hisF gene encoding imidazole glycerol phosphate synthase subunit HisF gives MLTKRIIPCLDVKDGRVVKGISFVNLRDAGDPIEIAKAYDTDGADELCFLDIAATYENRKTILDVVARTAEQVFMPLTVGGGVRTLEDIRNLLTAGSDKVSINTAAVERPEFVREASARFGTQCIVVAIDAKRRATGGWQVFTHGGRTATGIDVVEWVKKMENHGAGEILLTSMDQDGRQSGYDLELTAAVSGAVSIPVIASGGVGTLEHLYDGFTKGKADAVLAASILHYGTHTIPEAKAYLRGRGIAVRS, from the coding sequence ATGCTCACCAAGCGCATCATTCCGTGTTTAGATGTCAAAGACGGCAGGGTGGTCAAGGGGATCTCCTTCGTCAACCTGCGAGACGCCGGCGATCCGATCGAAATCGCCAAGGCCTACGATACGGACGGCGCTGACGAGCTCTGCTTTCTCGACATCGCCGCCACCTACGAAAACCGCAAAACCATTCTGGACGTTGTGGCCCGCACGGCCGAGCAGGTCTTCATGCCGCTCACGGTCGGCGGCGGGGTCCGTACGCTTGAGGACATACGCAATCTGTTGACAGCCGGATCGGACAAAGTCAGTATCAATACTGCGGCGGTCGAGCGGCCAGAATTCGTGCGCGAGGCGTCCGCCCGGTTCGGCACGCAGTGCATCGTTGTGGCAATTGATGCGAAAAGGCGTGCAACAGGAGGATGGCAAGTGTTTACCCATGGCGGGCGCACGGCAACAGGCATTGATGTCGTCGAGTGGGTAAAGAAAATGGAAAACCACGGTGCGGGAGAGATCCTGCTCACCAGCATGGATCAGGACGGCCGGCAAAGCGGATATGACTTGGAATTGACGGCGGCGGTCTCCGGCGCCGTGTCCATCCCGGTGATCGCGTCGGGTGGCGTTGGCACGCTGGAACATCTGTATGACGGCTTCACTAAAGGAAAAGCGGACGCGGTGCTGGCCGCCTCCATTTTGCACTACGGCACGCACACGATTCCGGAGGCGAAGGCGTATTTGCGGGGGCGCGGGATCGCGGTGCGCAGTTAG
- the hisA gene encoding 1-(5-phosphoribosyl)-5-[(5-phosphoribosylamino)methylideneamino]imidazole-4-carboxamide isomerase has protein sequence MIVIPAIDLKDGQVVRLTQGNLHQATVYSKDPVDMARKWQDQGAQMLHVVDLNGAFEGEPKNLAHVEAIVSAVSVPIQVGGGIRSLDTVRSYLGVGAQRVVMGTTALRERSLLEEILEIFPQRVVVAVDARNGLVATDGWKTITNITARAAIQSLSGLALAAILYTDIAKDGMMAGPNLISLKIIVDESPVPVIASGGVSSLKDITAIKAMGLNVEGAILGKALYEGKIDLAKANAVAAS, from the coding sequence ATGATTGTCATTCCAGCAATCGATTTGAAGGACGGGCAGGTCGTTCGCCTCACGCAGGGCAATTTGCACCAGGCCACGGTCTATTCGAAGGATCCAGTCGACATGGCGCGCAAATGGCAGGATCAGGGCGCGCAGATGCTGCACGTTGTGGACTTGAACGGGGCTTTCGAAGGCGAGCCGAAAAATCTTGCGCACGTCGAAGCGATCGTCAGCGCCGTGTCCGTCCCGATCCAGGTGGGAGGCGGCATCCGTTCGCTCGACACGGTGCGATCCTATCTCGGTGTCGGCGCCCAGCGCGTCGTCATGGGTACGACGGCGTTGCGGGAGCGCTCCTTGCTGGAGGAGATCCTGGAAATATTTCCTCAGCGTGTGGTCGTCGCGGTGGACGCCAGGAACGGTCTCGTCGCAACCGACGGCTGGAAGACCATCACCAATATCACCGCTCGTGCTGCCATCCAGTCCCTCTCGGGTCTAGCGCTGGCCGCGATCCTGTACACCGATATCGCCAAGGACGGTATGATGGCGGGCCCCAACCTCATCTCGCTCAAGATTATCGTGGACGAATCGCCGGTGCCAGTCATCGCCTCCGGCGGCGTATCGAGCCTCAAGGACATTACAGCCATCAAGGCAATGGGATTGAATGTCGAGGGCGCGATTCTCGGCAAGGCGCTCTACGAAGGTAAAATCGATCTGGCGAAAGCTAACGCCGTGGCCGCTTCGTGA
- the hisH gene encoding imidazole glycerol phosphate synthase subunit HisH — protein MVAIIDYGMGNLRSVQKAFETVGHAAVVTRDPRTIKDADRVVLPGVGAFADCMANLEKYGLVEPIRSTIAAGKPFLGICLGLQLLFTESEEFGVHKGLDVLPGKVVRFSSASNAEKLKVPHMGWNGVVVQREAPPLTGIASGEPFYFVHSYCVEPRDRAVVATMTDYGAPFVSSVWKDNIFACQFHPEKSQAAGLRLIKNFGAWRT, from the coding sequence ATAGTCGCCATCATTGACTACGGCATGGGCAATCTGCGCAGCGTGCAGAAGGCCTTCGAGACGGTCGGGCATGCGGCAGTCGTGACACGCGATCCGCGCACGATCAAGGATGCGGATCGCGTCGTGCTCCCCGGAGTCGGAGCCTTTGCCGACTGCATGGCCAATCTTGAAAAATATGGCCTGGTGGAGCCCATCCGCAGTACGATTGCCGCGGGCAAGCCGTTCTTGGGTATTTGCCTGGGGCTACAACTGCTCTTTACGGAGAGCGAGGAATTCGGCGTGCACAAGGGCTTGGACGTGCTGCCAGGAAAAGTCGTGCGGTTTTCGTCTGCGAGCAACGCGGAGAAACTCAAGGTGCCGCACATGGGCTGGAATGGCGTGGTCGTCCAACGCGAGGCACCGCCGCTGACGGGCATCGCGTCCGGGGAGCCGTTTTACTTCGTACATTCCTATTGCGTGGAACCGCGCGACCGCGCGGTGGTGGCGACGATGACGGACTATGGCGCGCCGTTTGTGTCGAGCGTCTGGAAAGACAATATTTTCGCTTGTCAATTCCACCCGGAAAAGAGCCAGGCGGCGGGGCTGCGACTCATCAAAAACTTTGGAGCCTGGCGCACATAG
- the hisB gene encoding imidazoleglycerol-phosphate dehydratase HisB has protein sequence MAPTRTAKPRRARGADSARRAVLKRTTKETNICVDWTLDGTGRTHIKTPIPFLDHMLDLLGRHGFFDLTIKAVGDTHIDDHHTVEDIGIVLGDALKQALGDKKSIRRFGFASVPLDETLAQVTVDLSGRPYLVYNAQLPNRRIKDFDLYLFQDFFEAFVARGAFNLHINVLYGRNPHHIIEATFKAFARALDQATSLDPRVKGVLSTKGSL, from the coding sequence ATGGCACCGACACGAACAGCCAAGCCGCGGCGCGCCCGCGGCGCCGACTCTGCGCGACGGGCAGTCCTCAAGCGGACGACGAAGGAAACGAATATCTGCGTGGACTGGACGCTGGACGGGACGGGGCGGACCCATATCAAGACGCCGATCCCGTTCCTCGACCACATGCTCGACCTGCTGGGCCGGCATGGGTTTTTCGACCTGACCATCAAGGCTGTGGGCGACACGCACATCGACGATCACCACACGGTTGAGGACATCGGTATCGTGCTGGGCGACGCGCTTAAGCAGGCCCTGGGCGATAAGAAGAGTATCCGGCGGTTCGGATTCGCCTCGGTGCCGCTGGACGAGACGCTGGCGCAGGTGACGGTGGACCTCAGCGGGCGTCCGTACCTCGTCTACAACGCGCAACTGCCGAACCGACGCATCAAGGACTTTGATCTGTATCTGTTCCAGGATTTTTTCGAAGCCTTCGTGGCGCGGGGTGCGTTTAATTTGCACATCAACGTGCTGTATGGGCGCAACCCGCATCACATTATTGAGGCGACGTTCAAGGCCTTCGCGCGGGCGCTGGACCAGGCGACCTCGCTGGACCCACGCGTCAAAGGCGTGTTGTCCACTAAGGGGAGCCTGTAA
- the hisD gene encoding histidinol dehydrogenase — protein sequence MIKVLSSSDKAFKAVLRKIAGRAGAANGKVDSSVRTILAAVKRGGDNAIIRYTKKFDRASLKPLQFRVSPQQIKEAYYHIRKEEGDALRFAAQRIMAFHERQRGKTWMYQDNGATLGQMVVPMDSVGLYVPGGKAIYPSTVLMCAVPAKVAGVKRVVMCTPAPKGVISPYLLVAADIAGVDEVYRIGGVQAVGAMAYGTKTIPRVDKIVGPGNIFVATAKRMLYGQVALDMVAGPSELLVVADEHAKAAHVAADLLCEAEHDEDAQVWLVTVSERLAREVGRQLSEQVKKLKRGPIVAKALARHAVLMVVNNMDEAIEVANEIAPEHLTLTAERPFDYLEKVRHAGALFLGRYTPPAVADYIAGPNHVLPTGGTARFFSPLSLDDYAKKSNIIAYSKDELMRVKDHLRRIANMEGFDAHANSLEIRF from the coding sequence ATGATCAAGGTGCTCTCAAGTTCGGACAAGGCCTTCAAGGCGGTCCTGAGGAAAATTGCCGGCCGCGCCGGCGCGGCGAATGGCAAGGTGGACTCGAGCGTTAGGACGATTCTCGCCGCAGTAAAGCGGGGCGGCGACAACGCCATCATTCGCTACACTAAAAAGTTCGACCGGGCTTCGCTGAAGCCGCTGCAGTTCCGCGTGAGTCCGCAGCAGATCAAGGAGGCCTATTACCACATCCGTAAGGAAGAAGGGGACGCGCTCCGTTTTGCTGCGCAGCGCATCATGGCTTTCCACGAACGGCAGCGCGGCAAGACCTGGATGTATCAGGACAATGGCGCGACGCTGGGTCAGATGGTCGTGCCGATGGATTCCGTTGGTCTCTACGTGCCGGGCGGTAAGGCGATATACCCGTCCACGGTGCTCATGTGCGCGGTGCCGGCCAAAGTAGCGGGCGTCAAACGCGTCGTCATGTGCACGCCCGCGCCTAAGGGCGTCATCAGCCCCTATCTGCTGGTGGCGGCCGATATTGCCGGTGTGGACGAGGTCTACCGGATCGGCGGCGTGCAGGCGGTCGGCGCTATGGCCTATGGTACGAAGACGATTCCCAGGGTGGACAAGATCGTCGGGCCCGGCAACATTTTTGTGGCGACAGCTAAGCGGATGCTCTACGGGCAGGTGGCGCTCGACATGGTCGCGGGCCCAAGTGAGTTGCTCGTGGTCGCGGACGAACATGCAAAGGCGGCGCACGTGGCGGCCGATCTGTTGTGCGAGGCCGAGCACGACGAGGATGCGCAGGTGTGGCTGGTGACCGTGTCGGAGCGACTCGCGCGCGAGGTGGGCCGGCAGTTGTCTGAGCAGGTGAAGAAGCTCAAGCGCGGTCCTATCGTCGCCAAGGCGCTCGCGCGCCATGCCGTTCTCATGGTGGTCAACAACATGGACGAGGCGATCGAGGTGGCCAACGAGATCGCGCCGGAGCACCTAACGCTCACGGCGGAGCGACCGTTCGACTATCTCGAAAAGGTCCGGCATGCGGGTGCGCTTTTCTTGGGGCGCTATACCCCGCCCGCCGTGGCCGACTACATCGCCGGGCCGAATCACGTCCTGCCCACGGGCGGGACGGCGCGGTTTTTCTCGCCGCTGTCGCTCGACGACTACGCGAAGAAGAGTAACATCATTGCGTACAGCAAGGACGAGCTGATGCGGGTCAAGGATCATCTGCGTCGTATCGCCAACATGGAGGGGTTCGACGCCCACGCCAATTCACTGGAGATTCGATTCTAA
- a CDS encoding ATP phosphoribosyltransferase, translating to MITVALSKGKLLEPAIALFKKAGYAGKSVSAESRRLIIECPEKDLTFMIIRPSDVPTYVEYGAADVGVVGKDMLLEQSLDVYEPLDLQFGGCRLSVAAKQGHAVRERLSAKLRVATKYPNVTERYYNQKGIPVEIIKLYGSIELAPVVDLADRIVDLVSTGRTLKAHGLEEVEVIAESTARLIVNRASLKMKHEEIAELMARLRRRRARPQQSPRVNKKRGMR from the coding sequence ATGATCACAGTAGCGTTGTCGAAAGGGAAATTGCTGGAGCCGGCTATTGCCTTGTTCAAGAAGGCAGGCTATGCGGGTAAGAGCGTGTCGGCGGAAAGCCGGCGGCTGATCATCGAGTGCCCCGAAAAAGACCTCACGTTCATGATCATTCGGCCGAGCGATGTGCCGACCTACGTCGAGTACGGCGCGGCGGATGTTGGTGTGGTCGGGAAGGACATGCTGCTGGAGCAGAGCCTCGACGTCTACGAGCCGCTGGATCTGCAATTCGGCGGCTGCCGCCTGTCGGTCGCCGCAAAGCAGGGGCACGCGGTGCGCGAGCGTCTCTCGGCGAAGTTGCGCGTGGCGACAAAATATCCGAACGTCACGGAGCGGTACTACAATCAGAAGGGGATTCCAGTTGAAATCATCAAGCTCTACGGATCCATTGAGCTCGCGCCGGTGGTGGATCTGGCTGATCGCATCGTGGATCTCGTGTCCACCGGCCGTACGCTCAAGGCGCATGGATTAGAAGAGGTCGAGGTGATTGCGGAATCCACGGCGAGGCTGATCGTGAATCGCGCTAGCCTGAAGATGAAGCACGAGGAGATTGCCGAACTCATGGCGCGCCTGCGTCGCCGCCGGGCCAGGCCCCAGCAGTCGCCGCGGGTAAATAAGAAGCGGGGGATGCGATGA
- the murA gene encoding UDP-N-acetylglucosamine 1-carboxyvinyltransferase, which produces MDKIIIAGRKRLQGEVKVSGAKNAALPILVSIILGGGECTVTNVPRVVDVVTMGKLLGMLGASVKAEGDRVTMKMDAVRSSEAPYDLVRTMRASVVVLGPLLARWGEATVSLPGGCAIGSRPVNLHLAGLEKMGARVTVEHGYIKATASRLKGARICLDYPTVTGTENLMMAACLADGTTVLENAAKEPEIVDLAAFLVKRGARITGAGTDLIMVEGVKDLRGADHEVIPDRIEAGTFLAAGAITNGDVCVQACRPQHLEAVTAKLREMGAEITEDKESVRVKAARRLKSVDVKTYPFPGFATDMQAQVMAAMCVADGTSVINETVFESRFIHVPELRRMGAEIKVDGSHAVVTGKAKLSGAPVMASDLRASAGLIVAGLAAEGETEIARVYHLDRGYERIEEKLNGLGAAIRRVPGAGQMAKGQA; this is translated from the coding sequence ATGGATAAGATCATCATCGCGGGTAGAAAGCGGTTGCAGGGCGAGGTGAAAGTCAGCGGGGCGAAAAACGCCGCGCTCCCGATTCTCGTGTCGATCATCCTGGGTGGTGGCGAATGCACGGTGACGAACGTTCCCCGCGTAGTGGATGTGGTCACGATGGGCAAGCTCCTCGGCATGCTGGGGGCGTCGGTGAAAGCCGAGGGCGACCGTGTAACGATGAAGATGGATGCAGTGCGCTCCTCCGAAGCGCCCTACGATCTGGTACGCACGATGCGCGCGTCGGTTGTTGTATTGGGCCCGCTGCTGGCGCGGTGGGGCGAGGCCACGGTGTCGCTGCCCGGCGGCTGCGCGATCGGTTCCCGGCCGGTGAACCTGCACCTGGCGGGGTTGGAAAAGATGGGGGCACGGGTCACCGTCGAGCATGGGTATATCAAGGCAACGGCCTCCCGTCTCAAGGGTGCGCGGATCTGCCTGGATTATCCAACGGTGACGGGGACGGAAAATTTGATGATGGCGGCCTGTCTGGCCGATGGCACGACAGTGCTTGAGAACGCAGCGAAAGAGCCGGAAATCGTGGATCTGGCGGCATTTCTCGTCAAGCGCGGCGCGCGCATTACGGGAGCGGGAACGGATCTGATTATGGTGGAAGGGGTCAAGGACTTGCGCGGGGCTGATCACGAAGTCATTCCGGACCGGATCGAGGCCGGCACCTTTCTGGCGGCGGGTGCAATCACGAATGGCGACGTCTGCGTGCAGGCCTGCCGGCCGCAGCATCTGGAGGCGGTCACCGCGAAGCTGCGGGAAATGGGCGCGGAAATTACCGAGGACAAGGAGTCGGTGCGCGTTAAAGCAGCCAGGCGGCTGAAGAGCGTGGACGTGAAGACCTATCCGTTCCCCGGGTTCGCGACCGACATGCAGGCGCAGGTGATGGCGGCCATGTGCGTGGCCGACGGCACGAGCGTGATCAACGAGACGGTGTTCGAAAGCCGCTTTATTCATGTGCCGGAGCTACGGCGCATGGGGGCGGAGATCAAGGTGGACGGCAGCCACGCGGTCGTGACGGGCAAGGCGAAGCTCAGCGGGGCGCCGGTCATGGCGTCCGATCTACGGGCGAGCGCGGGACTGATCGTGGCGGGGCTGGCGGCTGAGGGTGAAACGGAGATCGCGCGGGTGTACCATCTGGACCGCGGCTACGAGCGGATCGAGGAGAAACTTAACGGGCTGGGTGCGGCGATCAGACGAGTGCCGGGGGCCGGCCAGATGGCAAAGGGGCAGGCATGA